GAACTACGAGAGCTCGCGTATCTGTGTGTGTACATTGAACTCGGGAGTCGGGAGCCTGATAGATGACCTGGAAAATAAAGCTGTTAACTTGAAACGCTTTAGTACTTCGTGAAAatataaaaggaaaataaaaagatacaTCTTTACCTTCCTACGAAAGAGGAAAACAAGAAGAATGATATTAACAACCATAGATTGCAGTGTCTTGTTGTATTATGTCACATAATAAAGTAGAAATATTCAGAGGAAAAATCCACGATATCACCCTTTGTAGAGTGGAGACTACTAACTAAAGGCGGTAGAAAATGAAAAGTTCGGTGTTACAACTAGAGTTCCAGGTGATGATAATCTTCTATAGTACAAGTACATGTAGGCAGTCAATCGGTTTTTAGAGCGAAGTGAAGTCcataagaaaaaatagaaccCTGCAATATAAGGAAGAGGAAACAGGCTCCAATTGACAACAAAAGTATGGTACACCAATCACGGAGAAAAAGCAGAGGGTAATCACGCATTATGTCCTCAATCACTCAAAATATACAGAGACCATTGATCAGGAAGACGATGCTCCGAATGTTTCACCGCTAGAACATACCTCACAATTGGTTGTTAGAAGTGAAAGGCGAGCACGCACTAACCTTGGAGAAATTCTCACCAAGTTGAAAAGATATACGGATTTTACAGGCGCTCTTTGGCAGGGCGGCCGATGAGTCTACACTGCTCAGGTAGCAAATGACATAGGACATGGCCCTTCACGCGGAGAAGCTCTCCATCAATGCCGCACCCGTTGTGTGTGGTTGCGCCTGGCCTGAGCTTCAGCGACTTAACCTGCCACGAAAGCATGTTAAAGAGCATCGCTCTTGACTGTTTGAAGCTGAGGGgaataagcaaaagaaaaagattatcaTGCTAAGCCGAATATTAATGTCATCCACTGCCATTATCATGTTGGAAATTCAAGAGTAATAGCATGGTTGCTCTAGAGAAAACTAAGGTCTTGGTTGACAAATTGATctacaaaatacaaaagaaaattgatatgATAAAAACCAAGGAGAGCCACAAAGACAAATTCTGTGCAATGGCAGGAGTAAAGCTGTAACATACCTTAACATACTCGACATAGGGCAGAGAGAGGTGGCGGCCAAACTGCAGCATGATAAAAAATCTCAACAACCTGAACCTTCCACTTCCACCAACTAATAGCAAGTCCAAAGTATTGTCATCGTGCTCAGCCTTTGGTGCCACAACCTGAGAACTCAAACTCTGCACTGTCCTGCATGAATGGTTGCACACCAAAACACCAAGGAAGTGTCCTTTCCTAACAACCCACTTCTCATCCAAATTTGGCACTAGTTCCTTAATTATTCCGAGCTCAATGTCATTAGATGGCGATGGTGGACCTAGCTCAATAGGATTGTTGTTCTCCCAGTTTGGCTCTGTATCCCACTTTGGCTCGGTATCCCACTTCGGCTCGGAGTCCCAGATAGGTCCGGGATCTGAGACCGTCGAAGAATTGTCTTCTTTGTCGTGCAATGATGTTGCTTGCCAAGAGGATCTCGAATCATTTGCAGCAGTTGAGCCAGTCCATGCTCTTTCTGTCCTTGATCTCGACCTAGTTCTCGGCCAGTTAGGGTTTGCAGAAAGGTGGGGTTGGGGGTGAAGAACTTCTTCAGGTTCGGATACTACATTACTTCTCCCTAACGATAAACGCTTTGATTTTGGATCAAGCCCACGTACATACTCGGATGGCTCGTTGCTTGCAAGTGTGCTGCTACCTGTTGTATCTAGGTCGCCTCCTGACATTCTACCAGGAGTCATAATGGAATCAATGCTGGATAAACTTGAAGCCCGGGGAATGCCCTCTGCTCTCGACCTTTGCATTATGTCCGTGTAGAAATCAGACaaatctttttccttctcttctgaAACTTTATTCTTGGCATCGGGTGGTTCCTTTGACATCGGAAGATACTCCAAGTCGAAGTTGTACTTTGGTAAACACAGGAATTTCAGAAAGCCAGCCACAAAATAGCGGAGAGGGCCGAAACGCTTCTGGTATTTCTCTGAAAGTTCCAGGACTGCAATGAAACAACAGATCGACAGAGTTACACGAGGATTTCCACATTCAATCGCAATAGCATATGATGACAGGTCGACGATCAAGATAGGTGAATTTCTTACATGAGCAAGTAATTGCATCTAAAAGGGATAAGTACGATCAGAATCTCTATGTGTGAAAGGAAGAACAGAGTAAAAGCAACATCACTTGTAGATTGATGCCAAATCTATGTCAAGAAAAATTAATCTGACTAACTCGGTACAAAATAGAAAATCTGTAAGCAGTGGTAGCCTGTTGCCAAAAAGTCAATACCAACCCAAACACTGAAGGAATTTCAAAGAACTTTgatgatatataaaatatgcacTCATCCAGGTAATCAGAAAAATCAACACTTGTATGCAAGCCTATAATGATAAACTGCAAAGCTACATTAATATCAAAACATTCTTGACATAGCCACTTAAGACTGACTTAACCATAAACTCAACACAGTTCCAACCAAATCTGAACTATGAGACATCCAATGTTGATATCCAATCCTAATAACCACATAGTTCAGCTGTATTACTTTGAAAACAAAAGGACCACCTATAATTCAGCCTCATTTACCAGGAGTTATGGCATGCAAAAAATAATGATTAAGCACATCATAACTTATTAACTTACGATCAAGTTTTGTAATGTTGAGAAACtgtattattcaaaaaaaagcacaaaatgACAGCTGGAGAGAATAGTAGGctatacttgttgtaaaatgCAAAGTTGATATTGATTATTCCAAAAGAAGATAAGAAAGTGAGTAAGTTTTGAATctgcaaaatacaaaaaataaaaataaaaataaaaacagaaaacaAGAAGCACAATGATCTCGTTACCATCGCTAAGAAAGCCAAAGTATGAGACAGTTGCACCATAGTGGACAACTCCACTTTGAATCCATTCTACAGCCAAAACATCTGTAGCAGTAAGCCCTCCCTGTAACCAACAAATAACACAAGATAAATAAGCAAACAATAGTGTAAAAAGATTATCAAAAATATAGATTGTAAAACAATACAAAATAAAAGCTTGCATTACTTCGATTACTCCAACAGGTAAATGACAAACTGATTGGAAAGTGTCTAAGGCTATAAAGCAGTATGGAGCATCCAAACAGTCAGAGAGCAACGCAATGCcatttgaatcaaatttaagAAGGCATGCccctaatttaattaataattaacgaTAACTTTATTCCTATCCATTGAAGGTCTAGTTCCATCATCCCTCACTATCTCTCATAATCAGGGCATCTTTTCTCTACAGGCCGGTGAGACAAATAAAATAGCTTCAAGTTCTCTTGCACTTAGCACTGGTAACAAAGCTCAAGAAAAGACTTGGTCAAGCTGTGGATAAGCTGGGAGAAAACCTCCTTGCACATGATTTTAAGAACCTAGATACATTTAAAATTTCCATTGaaattcaaagattaaattCACTAGATTCATCAGATATAAAGACAATTCTGTCTGGGCTCTGTAGTTTTGAATCAAGTTACTTCAAAGTCAATGTTTAAACAGCAAGCATGACCCAGAGATATGGAAAGCAAACATTTCAAGGTAGATTGATGAAAGTATGAGTGAAAGTTCCTTAGGCATCTAATTGACGGTGTACTGACGCATGGCTACATCCATAGGTCCATATGACAAGATGTTTGGTTGGTGCATTATGTGCTGCTGTAGCTGAACAACTAGTATAGAGTTAACTGGGTCTAAGGCGGTTCAAACATGAATTGAGAATggtatgatgataaaatgaagATTAGGTCATTTTCCATTGGAGAAGAGTgttctttttagaaataattaaaataaaaaaaaatatataataaaatataataaaaaaagaaaataataaaaaaataataaatataaaatataataaaataatattacaaaattattaaCTATTGGTTTCTCCTTGATCCTAGCCAAACAGGGATTCTGATGTTCTAATCGACTGGAGGATAGTTATTAACTATCATTTATAATGTGGTGATGTATATTGAGCGGGGGATATTGGCATTAACAATTATAGTCAAGGCAGCAAAATGGTACCTATGAAAGGGGGCACTTAGCTGTTTATGCACCAGTTAGGCCTTCAGACAAACTGCGTAATAACTAAGGTGCTTAACTgagtgaaatttaaaaaaaaaaaaccttcagaCAAACTGCGTAATAACTTAGGTGCTTAGCtgaatgaatttaaaaaaaaaaattgaaatattgatCAAAAAGTCAAATAACTTGAATTGATAAAAGCTCTCTTAAATTACATACATATTGGGAAAGACAGAAAGCAAGAAATACATCTTGCAATAGCGTTGACCAAGATGATATAAGTGACATCTAAGACAATATTTACCCTCACAATAGCCATTGCAGCAGAAATTGGATCTCTCACTCCCAAGACAGTCCAGACAAGCGAATTGTCAGAACCAGCAGGAATTATCCCAATTGGAATAGAAATAGCTTCCTTCTGATTGTCTCTACTGAGAAGACCATTAAGCACCTGCACAGGATTCAAATTGTCAATGTTACAATATATCGGAGTAATCCTAGGTCATATTTTCATCTTACTCATGAAATGAGGAAAACAGTCAGACATACATAGAAGTAGCTATATGAGACAAGGAGCAAGAAGCGGAAAACCTGACATGCGCAATGCACAGAAACAAACAGCAAAACGGAGTATTTCTTAAAGGCAACATGAGTAAATCCCGAGACATTAATTGTTAATCATGAATAAGAAGGAAGAGATGATCAAACTAACAATTGATATGAGAAAAACcaattgcaaaaacaaaaatgagCTCTTGCAGTGTAAATCATTCCAAATGACGGTACAAAAAATTTACCTTCTTCGTCACTAAAGAAGgactaataattttaaatttctagaaTCCTCTTTGATGTCTAGTAAAAATGATATCTTATCCAGAGATTTGCTTCCATCTTTGAAGGCGACTAAACCACAAAGCCAAATAGCTGTAACTCCGATGCAGTTAAGGAACATTTAAGCATATGGTAGTCATGAAGTGTCAGGCTGAAGGATCATGCAAGAATCTACCAATCTCTCACAACATGTCAAAACTGGCCGACAGCAATTATTATTTAACGGCAATTATTCTTTGATGCATGGCTCAAGAGGAGTAATGCTTGAAATGCAATGTTATAACCCATGTAGCAGTAATAGTTTACCTCATTGACAATTCCATCACCCCCTACGCAAACAATTCCTGAAAAAAcaggaaagaaaaacaaagcgaactaaaaagtaaaaacacaGGATCAAGAAGTCAGAAATTCCTGTCACAAGATATTGAGCTAATAATATCTATACCATCTGGGCAAGTGCTGAAATCCACAGTTGAAGCAAGAGTTTTTGCATGACCTGCAGATGACGTTTTAACTATTTCCATGTCAAAACCTGCAAGCTGTCACAGTTTATGATATTATTAGAACACAAGCTCAAAATCTCGAGAATGGACCATATAAGCAAAATGCAAATGCCCaaaaatataactaaattaaagttaaatataCCTTAAAAATTGGCTCCACCTTGCCATGAAAAACCTTACTAGATCGACCATGTCCAGAACGAGGGTTCAATATAACAAGAATCCTTGGTGGACTTCTACATTTAATATGTGGATAATCAAACAGAGGGTCACTTGCAATAGTGTCAGGACCTTGCTTTTTACTGACCATGGGGTGCGGTAAGAATCTAATAAAACAATGCTGATCTGCAAAGCCACTGACCCACATAAGGGCTTCCTCTGATGTAGAAGCCAAAAAACGGTAGTCTTTTTGAATTCTTTTAGGTTTTATAAAACAAGATAGCCCATATGACCTTTTCTTAACAGGGTATGCATGAACAGTGAATTGCCGGAGACCAGCATTATAAGACACCTGCCAGAGAGTACAACATTGATTTATACAACCATAGATTCACCCAGATCACAAAGCACTCGCagaatttagtaaaatattacAATCACAGATTCACTCAGATCTCGAAGAACTTACAGATATGACATCTTCAAGGCTCAGCATGTGAGAACCCCATATTAGGGCTTTGCTTGTGAGTCTTGCATCGACACAATTAGCGGTTGCAGATCCTGACCCAGATTGATCATCCGAAGTGGTACTATTACTTTTCTTATCTAAAACAAGCTTCCCAGAATAAACTTCATATCCCAACAAATCAGACTTCTCATCTCCTATATCAACTTTGTGCTCATGTGCCTTCAACTTCTCCGGATCTTTATTGGCAGCATCGGCATCTTTTTGCTTCAACGGTTTTGCCTTGCTTCTTTTCTCTGGAAATACAGTAGGAGAAGAATGCTGTCCGGCTGCTGTTTGTAAGCGTTTACTACTCATACGACGAACAGACTGCTGGAATAATCCTCTTGGGGAAGAGACATTCTGATGGTGATGGTCAGACTTCTGCATTTCTTTCTCTTAAGCAAAAGCCCAGGACATGAGTGCAAATGAGCAAATTCTATACAAAGGCAATGGTAGCTTATACGTTACAAACAGGATGAATCCCAAAAGCCCATGAAAAACCGCCTGCATAATAGCAAAACCTGCATCAGGTTGTATTGTACCAGGTTTAGtctatgaaatatattttttttaaaaaaaggctaATGCTTTACTTCAcatatagtaaatatatatacatccaGCATACCTATTTGCAGATTATGAAGGATTAAGACACAGATTCTCTGAGTAGTAAAAGATTATGAAATTGTTGTCACTAAGGCGGTGTTTAGTTTGGTTCCATGTAAAAGAAGTCCTAAAACAATTTTTGCACTGAATACGAGTTCTCCAAATGTTTTGAATGAGCCAAATATCTAAACAATGTATTTCccttattttagaataaaaaggaaaagcaggatgcagaaagaagaaaatgcTAACTTCAAGGACAGAAAGGCAATATCCTATAAGAACCTTTCATAATAAGATCCTTCCATTTTAGGACACCATGCAAAAAAGCAGACAATGGAAAATACATGCAAACAGTAGTTGCAGGGGAAAGATTAGAAGTCTTAAGAAATTCAAAAGTCTCAATCAACAAAATATCTCAATCCCTTCCAACCTACCTCCACCTAACGAAAGATTCTTTTTAAACAATTATCTAAAATACAGAACAAAAGactattctatatatatctacaactatatttatatataagctAAACAAATTATTCTTGAGCAAAtcaatttggtgatttcttcTCATCCTTAATTTAACTCACAtacctttcaaaaattttcgcATAACCTTTTATATACTATTTACAATCAGATGACAAAAAGAAGGGTAAATTGAATGGCCGATAACTGTATAGcccaatatttcaatttactcCCAGAATTTCTCAGTCAATCACTTAATGCAATGGATTTTCTCATTTATCGAAATACCATCCTTAGCTACGACAAATCAGAAGTCTTTTCGGCTGCCTTAAATCCTAAAAATATCAACAGATTGGAGTTGTTCTTAAATATGTTGCTTGGAATCATTAGTTAATTTCAATTGATTCGCAAGGATTTGGCAGAATTTCCTTATAGTGTGACTCGATCCCATCCAATTCCCAAAATTGAGGTCGGATTTTGTGCAAATTCCTTTGCTTAGTGCTGCATCATCAACAAACCCTAATACCCCTTCTTTAAATAGAGCTATATATCTTCCTTCCTACATAACTACGGTAGATTATAAAAATTAACCACATTGAAATGATTTCCTACCTTTCCCCAAACAAGAAAACACGATAAAATTCAATCGGGCTCCAATTTATCGCAAACAACATTTCTAAGAAGATTCAACTGAATTCTTCTAATCCGAATCCCACTTGAATTCAACTTACATTCGATTTCACCGATAGagcaaaaaatagtaaaaataccTCGTGAAGAACAACAACACCAACAGATCCGTCCGATCCCAAAATGATCTAACAAATCAAGAAAACGAGCTAAAAATTAGATTGAAACCCCACACCTcactcaaaaaaacaaaaaaggaagcAAAAAGAAACGATTAGATCTACAAAattaccccaaaaaaaagagagaaaacataaaaaGTAGGGATCGGTTTAAAGAAGAGTAAAGCTAGAACCGATCCTACAACCAGCGAGAGATCTAAATTACCCGATTAGGATATTGAGAGGTGAAGATCGGGGAATGGCGAAGTGAGGGAACGACGAATcgatcggagagagagagagagagagaggtggggagGGGTGGGGTTCGAAGAGGGGGTTGATTAGGGTTTGTCGTGGGGCGTAAATGTGGTCGAGTTGAGCCGGGCCTATTTACAACCCTCCTGCCTATGCGGTTCGGATCAGACCGGATCCGACTCGAAGAGTAGGTGTGAACGTTGGGGTTCCGTTTTAGTAGGtgtttaaaaaagtttaaaaagggaaaaaaatttacCAGACCCCTATATTTTGGCTACTTACAATTACccacttaaattttgaaaaatgctCTGAATGGTGGCTTCAAAAGTTACCCAGTTAAGAACCGCACGATACAacaagtataaaatattttttttaaaaaaaatttaaaataatattataatattttaatttaaaaaaatatatagtgatAATTAGTGGTGGGAGCATGATTAGTTAgacttaatttggtattgaggtctatctaacgcataaaatagagttgtgaaaaaaacatatatgaatATGTTTTTACGTTATGATTGTAAAAAATACATTATAATCGACTCATTGCGATGCCGATATGCTGAACGAAATATTatgtacaaaattaaataagatattttttcaacgtactttcATACCACATAACttaattttttcataattttaaacaaaGCTTTAGGCTGCTACAGAGGGACGGCGTTTTGGGTCGACGTTGAATTCGCGCATCCCTGCCAACGAGGAGAAAGATTAAAGATTTTTAAGGTTGGGTTTTGCTCGTCTCGGAAAGCGGGAGTTTGGGGTTTTTCATTGGATGTGGACACGTCCACCAACACGCTTTATAACtttgtataaaataaaacaaaatcttTAATATGTTATTTTAGTAACTTGTCATCTAAACCgtattattttagtaccttatatatttttttttgttattttttttgttaatatttttattaaatcaataaaaaagttaaaattataggatagtaaaataaaaatttcgtaaatcatataatattaaagtgaatattcgataaaccacaTAAGGTACCTAAagtttttttcatatattttaataaaaagttaagagaaactaacagaaagagaaaaataaaatcataaaatgcTAAGATGATGCATTTTAAACTAcgagatactaaaataagaaagcgCCGaactatagaaaaatatttgaagtttttttctaaaacaaaaggaaagatCTGTGGAGAccctttaaattttaactccTTTGTAAATAGATACTTaaggttttaattttaataataatcaaatttttaagatttaattaatagtttaaaagcttgtttttaaattaaagttacTAATTATATAGTTGTTTTGGTTGATATTTtgcttataattttataaaacttcaaaaggaaaattttctttcatttaaacatataaaaaaagaaaataaaattgaagtTAGGTATATTCTTTTCTGCGAATATTCTCATGCCTAATTATCaaattgaaagcaaaaaaaaaaaatttaattgaagtCGATCTTTCAAGATTGTGTGCACGATATGTTATGCGATCAAATTAACTATTTAATTCATAAGCTAGATCGAAGAGAGTAGTCCATTAACCTACTTGGTAAAGTTTAAGATATTTAATTGCAAAAATTGTACTTCAGGCACATAATAATTAAACACTATTGCACTTATACAATAATTTAGTATattgataaaaatgtatataactCATCTGAAATATAATCCATTTTTATCCaattatttaatctttaaaaattttaatttttaccgtGAGTCATTTAATGactcttaaattttataaacgaaCTTGATTAGCATATTGATTGTGATTTATGCACCTATAACTTCATCAAAATAAGAAATAGCTCTAAAATTTGTATTGAAAGAGCCATCAAatggattatattatataaattgaatGGCCagataacaaaatttaaaaagttaaatagttGAATCAAAATGGGTTAAAATTCggataagttctatacatttttattagATAGTTCTTATAATTTCGGACAAGAGTGATAATTAGAATAAGCTAAAGAAACACCAATAAAAGTGCACATTAATTCAATGGTAACAATTACGCGCCAATTATTCTCCacttaaatttagatattaattgatAATTTGGCTAATAAACTTAGGCTAAATTGCACCAGGACAGCTACAATTGCTCATCACTCAACAATTAGCTTGTTTCTAATGTATAcaatagtagttttttttttttaatttatattgacTTTAAAAAGATAGCTAAAAAttgaactatttatttttttttcagcaaaaataaatgtaaatttttggGACTTACTCCCAAGTCACATTCGAAGATAAGatggaactttttttttttttctttgcacgCATGTATTACGACAGAATATCATAATCGAATTCGTAAACTCTTCCATAAAAAGAAAGGTGCAAAGCTGCATTTCCGACAATAATGGCGGAAGGCATAATTTGGCTAATATTATCATCAACTCTATCTGCTGATAACAATTGACCATAATTTTCAAATGCGGATATTTAGGAGTACTCTAAAgcaatttgtcaaaaaaaaaggaaaaatatggATAGATGCTATCATCATCATGTTATGGTTGGATAATAGAGACCGTGAAACTCGATTATAAGTCATTGGGATGTTTAATTTAtgttgtaaaagaaaaaagcttAAGCTATGGTGCTGAGATTATCAATGTTGGtctgaaataaatttaataataataataataataatatgcttCTCATAGTCTTATGAGCCCCGTAGTGCACGTTCCTTGTAAGTACGGCGGTGTAACATATATCTGGGAAATATAACACACACAATATatgaaaaatgtaataatattgaaaacgaaacttaacaaaaataaatattcaattcTGAATTGGAAGCACGTGATTTGAACTCGGTCATGGTCATTGGGAAGTGGAATAATTTGCATACtgtaaaatatatatgcaaGTTTTCGTAATATAATGACTCTAAATCAAGTAATATTGAAtacaatttcttataatttagtAGTTTGTATTTTATCATGCgtcaaaattttagatttcatgTTGTACGTATTTATGTTCTTTTTCAGAAAGTTATTTGTTTCGGACACACAATTTTAGtttagattatttatttttgatctgATGCAAGGGAGCTAGAccagtaataaaatttttacatagcaaaaaaaaaaaaaaaaaaaaaaaaaaaacatacacaatacatccctttttttttttttttctatgtgatttaaaaaatatatatataaaaatcccTGTATTCGAAAGGTTtttcggtaaaaaaaaaatataaaaggaagaaaagatCGCCTCCTCCCGTTCGGGAAATTGTTTATACTTACTTCCCCCCGCGCGCACGCCGCCAATGACCGTCGCCGCCGATGGTGACTACGATGACGAAGCCGATGCTCCTCcccaccgccgtcgccgccgcctcctcctcctcgcgccGCCACGTACGCCCTGCAcctcggcgccgccgccgcctcctccgcggcactcctcctcgcctccgccgcATGCTCTCCCTCGcttccacctcctcctcctcctcctcctcctcctctcctctcttcccACGCCCGATGGCCTCGCTTCGTCTCCCTCGACCCTTCCCCTCCCCTCCACCACCACCtactcctctcct
This genomic interval from Ananas comosus cultivar F153 linkage group 8, ASM154086v1, whole genome shotgun sequence contains the following:
- the LOC109713861 gene encoding sphingoid long-chain bases kinase 1, translated to MQKSDHHHQNVSSPRGLFQQSVRRMSSKRLQTAAGQHSSPTVFPEKRSKAKPLKQKDADAANKDPEKLKAHEHKVDIGDEKSDLLGYEVYSGKLVLDKKSNSTTSDDQSGSGSATANCVDARLTSKALIWGSHMLSLEDVISVSYNAGLRQFTVHAYPVKKRSYGLSCFIKPKRIQKDYRFLASTSEEALMWVSGFADQHCFIRFLPHPMVSKKQGPDTIASDPLFDYPHIKCRSPPRILVILNPRSGHGRSSKVFHGKVEPIFKLAGFDMEIVKTSSAGHAKTLASTVDFSTCPDGIVCVGGDGIVNEVLNGLLSRDNQKEAISIPIGIIPAGSDNSLVWTVLGVRDPISAAMAIVRGGLTATDVLAVEWIQSGVVHYGATVSYFGFLSDVLELSEKYQKRFGPLRYFVAGFLKFLCLPKYNFDLEYLPMSKEPPDAKNKVSEEKEKDLSDFYTDIMQRSRAEGIPRASSLSSIDSIMTPGRMSGGDLDTTGSSTLASNEPSEYVRGLDPKSKRLSLGRSNVVSEPEEVLHPQPHLSANPNWPRTRSRSRTERAWTGSTAANDSRSSWQATSLHDKEDNSSTVSDPGPIWDSEPKWDTEPKWDTEPNWENNNPIELGPPSPSNDIELGIIKELVPNLDEKWVVRKGHFLGVLVCNHSCRTVQSLSSQVVAPKAEHDDNTLDLLLVGGSGRFRLLRFFIMLQFGRHLSLPYVEYVKVKSLKLRPGATTHNGCGIDGELLRVKGHVLCHLLPEQCRLIGRPAKERL